In Maniola jurtina chromosome 2, ilManJurt1.1, whole genome shotgun sequence, the following proteins share a genomic window:
- the LOC123871620 gene encoding probable peroxisomal acyl-coenzyme A oxidase 1 — protein sequence MSAKINEDLIRERKNCTFDVQELIHIIDGGEENTMQRKQVENFVLNQKELWDDVPEEYLSHKERYENAIKKASFILNWFREFNRNNIENSDLRAPSKIYSIQEGIFRNINPLLIHIGLFWTPLKNQASAEQQAEWLKPDSKMIGTYAQTELGHGSYLKGIETTATFDPQTDEFILNSPQITSYKWWPGGLGKTANSCLVMAQLYINGTCHGLHLFLVQIRDYETHEPLPGIAVGEIGPKMGFNTADNGFLGFDNYRIPRTNLLMRNVQVLRDGTYVKPKHSKLTYESMVLTRVTLITDLGFQLSRAATIAVRYSAVRHQSQIKSNEPECQILDFVTQQHKLFISIASSHALRVIGLWMWNTHKKVTADIQKGNMDELPELHALACCLKAICSRDAVCLVEQCRLSCGGNGYLMSSNLPQIYANTTAAIIYEGEYTVLLLQTARYLIKSWKSATEHKALPPNVAYLADFIERRYGQWQNSPEGIIRGFKAVAAGKTKTAYDTLQRYLKNGREREEAWNLTSVQLIIASEAYARSLLCDVFWRETKQLSTTVSRNLATVLEQLAELYLVYWALEKHGDLLLYSTISRDDIDALQERYEELLALIRPNAVGLVDAFDIRDEVLCSTLGAYDGRVYERLMEEASKSPLNTEVVNESFHKYMRPVLMKNKL from the exons aaaattttgttttaaaccaAAAGGAATTGTGGGACGATGTGCCTGAAGAATATTTGAGCCACAAGGAAAGATATGAAAACGCAATAAAAAAAGCCTCGTTTATCTTAAACTGGTTTCGTGAGTTCAATCGAAATAACATTGAAAACTCCGATCTTAGAGC CCCTTCAAAAATTTACTCGATTCAAGAGGGAATCTTTCGCAATATCAACCCGCTCCTCATACACATCGGGTTGTTTTGGACTCCCCTCAAGAATCAAGCCTCTGCCGAGCAACAGGCCGAGTGGTTGAAGCCAGACTCCAAAATGATTGGCACTTATGCCCAG ACAGAGCTGGGTCATGGTTCATATCTTAAGGGCATAGAAACAACAGCCACGTTCGACCCGCAAACCGACGAGTTCATACTAAACAGTCCTCAAATAACTTCTTACAAGTGGTGGCCTGGCGGTT tgGGCAAAACTGCGAACTCCTGCTTGGTAATGGCCCAGCTCTATATAAACGGAACGTGTCATGGTTTACATTTATTCCTGGTACAGATTAGGGATTATGAAACTCATGAACCTTTGCCCGGGATCGCGGTTGGTGAAATTGGACCCAAAATGGGCTTTAACACTGCGGACAATGGATTCCTTGGTTTTGACAATTACAGAATACCCAGGACGAATTTGCTGATGAGAAACGTGCAAGTTTTAAGA gatgGCACATACGTAAAACCGAAGCACTCCAAGCTCACTTATGAGTCAATGGTTTTAACACGAGTGACGCTTATAACAGACTTGGGGTTCCAGTTGTCCAGAGCAGCCACCATTGCAGTCCGCTACTCTGCCGTTAGACATCAGTCACAGATAAAATCCAA CGAGCCCGAATGCCAAATATTGGACTTTGTGACTCAACAACACAAGCTATTCATATCAATCGCCTCGAGCCATGCGCTCCGGGTGATAGGACTTTGGATGTGGAATACTCACAAGAAAGTCACCGCTGACATCCAGAAGGGAAACATGGATGAACTTCCTGAG CTCCACGCTCTTGCCTGCTGTCTGAAAGCCATCTGCAGTCGTGATGCCGTTTGTCTGGTAGAGCAGTGCAGGCTGTCTTGTGGCGGAAACGGTTACCTGATGTCTTCCAACCTACCTCAGATATATGCCAACACCACAGCTGCTATCATTTACGAGGGAGAGTATACGGTGTTATTACTGCAGACTGCCAG GTATCTGATTAAGTCTTGGAAAAGTGCAACGGAACATAAAGCTTTGCCACCCAATGTCGCTTATTTAGCCGATTTTATTGAGAGGAGATATGGACAGTGGCAAAATTCACCGGAAGGAATCATTCGAGGATTCAAAGCTGTTGCCGCTGG GAAAACGAAAACAGCCTACGATACCCTTCaacgatatttaaaaaatggcaGAGAACGTGAGGAAGCCTGGAACTTGACTTCTGTGCAGTTGATCATTGCTAGCGAG gCTTATGCTCGTTCACTGTTATGTGATGTATTCTGGAGAGAAACCAAGCAATTGTCTACAACTGTGTCCAGAAACTTGGCTACAGTATTGGAACAGCTGGCTGAATTGTATTTGGTTTATTGGGCTTTGGAGAAACATGGCGATTTATTATTG TATTCAACAATATCAAGAGACGATATAGACGCACTTCAAGAGCGCTATGAGGAACTGCTCGCGTTGATCAGACCCAATGCAGTTGGACTTGTGGATGCTTTTGATATTAGAGACGAG GTTTTATGTTCAACGCTGGGAGCCTATGACGGCAGAGTGTACGAGAGACTGATGGAGGAAGCTTCCAAGAGTCCGCTCAATACAGAAGTGGTCAACGAGAGCTTCCACAAATATATGCGGCCTGtgttaatgaaaaataaactgtaa